A part of Phaenicophaeus curvirostris isolate KB17595 chromosome 29, BPBGC_Pcur_1.0, whole genome shotgun sequence genomic DNA contains:
- the ANKRD35 gene encoding ankyrin repeat domain-containing protein 35 yields MKRMFSCSSSQVAVESWSKQDQKLLEAVEKGDVGRVAALAARKTARPTKLNAVGQSAFHLAAAKGLTECLRLLLARGAHVNERNEDGSTALHLATIACQPQCVKVLLQHGANESHVDRQNRTPLHWAASSGCASSVLLLCDHEALLDVADARGQTPLMLAARGNHAAICAQLLQRGADPNLADGDNRTALALACEAGSVECAELLLSAGAAAGDAEPRATHSTSHALHRLLRRTCPENGAGCARDPAPQPESRAAGSGGGDSDDEEEDEEEDEEQQDGCDAQRVRRLRERLARKERECQRAAGAANGLRQGVRELARLLPGYEAAGGTEEDEDGACFALLAQELRRRKAEEEDEAGGQRAARLDGDAGSAAAFLAWLRDECAGLRAARASALARSKGLRKEVEDALRGKLNYEVVSADAVRRSLAAWEKLAVGLEQALSRADESHAKVLERCRGLLGKLRCPKNGAEEGKRRAEVPERGTLEKEVMELKESNGTLLAELAGLGRERERLQDELRRLRARDGGGGDAEAVPEGAGAAALARARQEASRLRRRLSGQRRELAALRDRVGERAREAGGGAGDAVLRELHRKLDGLVRSQHEALRLVAEMEGDGTRGDGAAGEAGDAVGEEAEELGTAPEPPTGIADGHEQPEAEVERWRAAAEQEKREKEAAEARAAERERELRELREKAEVMERSAGSLQARVGELSRACRDKDSKMKKLLVETEKLSAEVLALRSQSARLQLQLEVQQKNHRDVLGVYRTHLLNAAQGFMDQGVHALLLRILRTEE; encoded by the exons ATGAAGCGCATgttctcctgctccagctcGCAGGTGGCG GTTGAGAGTTGGAGCAAGCAGGACCAGAAGCTCCTGGAGGCGGTGGAGAAGGGGGATGTGGGCAGGGTGGCCGCTCTCGCCGCCCGCAAAACCGCGCGGCCCACCAAGCTCAACGCCGTGGGACAATCCGC GTTCCACCTGGCCGCGGCCAAGGGTCTCACCGAGTGCTTGAGGCTCCTGCTGGCGCGTGGGGCGCACGTCAACGAGCGCAACGAGGACG GCAGCACCGCTCTGCATTTGGCCACCATCGCCTGCCAGCCCCAGTGCGTGAAGGTCCTGCTGCAG CACGGCGCCAACGAGAGCCACGTGGATAGGCAGAACCGGACCCCCCTGCACTGGGCTG CGTCCTCGGGCTGCGCCTCCAGCGTGCTGCTGCTCTGCGACCACGAGGCCCTCCTGGACGTCGCCGACGCC cgGGGTCAGACCCCCCTGATGCTGGCGGCGAGGGGCAACCACGCGGCCATCTGCGCGCAGCTCCTGCAGCGAGGGGCTGACCCCAACCTGGCCGACGGGGACAACAG GACGGCGCTGGCTCTGGCGTGCGAGGCGGGCAGCGTGGAGTGTgcggagctgctgctgagcgCGGGGGCGGCCGCGGGGGACGCCGAGCCCCGTGCCACCCACAGCACCAGCCACGCGCTGCACCGGCTCCTGCGCCGCACCTGCCCAG AGAACGGTGCCGGCTGTGCCAGGGACCCCGCGCCGCAGCCGGAGAGCCGGGCAGCGGGGAGCGGAGGCGGCGATAGCGAcgacgaggaggaggatgaagaggaggatgaagagcaGCAGGACGGCTGCGATGCCCAGCGGGTGCGGCGCCTGCGGGAGCGGCTGGCGAGGAAGGAACGCGAATGCCAGCGGGCAGCGGGCGCCGCCAACGGCCTCCGGCAAGGCGTGCGGGAGCTGGCGCGGCTGCTGCCCGGCTACgaagctgctggtggcacaGAGGAGGACGAGGACGGCGCCTGCTTCGCCCTCCTGGCCCaggagctgaggaggaggaaggcggaggaggaagatgaggctGGAGGGCAGCGAGCGGCACGGCTGGACGGTGATGCCGGCTCGGCGGCCGCGTTCCTGGCGTGGCTGCGGGATGAGTGCGCCGGGCTGCGGGCCGCCAGGGCAAGCGCCTTGGCTCGGAGCAAGGGGCTGCGCAAGGAGGTGGAGGATGCTCTGCGGGGCAAGCTCAACTACGAGGTGGTGTCGGCCGACGCCGTCCGCAGGAGCTTGGCCGCCTGGGAGAAGCTGGcggtggggctggagcaggcgctgagccgCGCCGATGAAAGCCACGCCAAGGTGCTCGAGCGATGCCGCGGCCTCCTGGGAAAGCTCCGGTGCCCCAAGAACGGCGCCGAGGAGGGGAAGAGGCGAGCGGAGGTGCCGGAGAGGGGGACCTTGGAGAAGGAGGTGATGGAGCTGAAGGAGAGCAACGGGACGCTGCTGGCCGagctggctgggctggggcGCGAGCGGGAGCGGCTGCAGGACGAGCTGAGGCGGCTGCGGGCGCgggacggcggcggcggcgacgcCGAAGCGGTGCCGGAAGGTGCCGGAGCGGCCGCCCTGGCCCGAGCGCGCCAGGAGGCGTCGAGGCTGCGGCGGAGGCTGTCGGGGCAGCGGCGGGAGCTGGCGGCGCTGCGGGACCGCGTGGGCGAGAGGGCGAGGGAGgccgggggcggcgcgggggacGCCGTCCTGCGGGAGCTGCACCGCAAGCTGGACGGGTTGGTGAGGTCTCAGCACGAGGCCCTGCGGCTGGTGGCGGAGATGGAAGGGGATGGAACCCGCGGGGATGGGGCAGCGGGAGAGGCGGGGGATGCGGTgggggaagaggcagaggagctggggacGGCACCGGAGCCGCCGACGGGCATCGCCGACGGGCACGAGCAGCCGGAGGCCGAGGTGGAGCGGTggcgggcggcggcggagcAGGAGAAGCGGGAGAAGGAGGCGGCGGAGGCTCGGGCGGCCGAGCGGGAGCGGGAGCTGCGGGAGCTGCGGGAGAAGGCGGAGGTGATGGAGCGGAGCGCAGGCAGCCTGCAGGCCAGGGTGGGAGAGCTCTCCAGGGCCTGTCGGGACAAGGACAGCAAG atgaagaagctgctggtggagaCGGAGAAGCTGTCGGCCGAGGTTCTGGCGCTGCGGAGCCAGAGCGCCCGGCTCcaactccagctggag GTCCAGCAGAAGAACCACCGGGACGTCCTTGGGGTCTATCGGACCCACCTGCTCAACGCGGCTCAG GGCTTCATGGACCAGGGGGTGCACGCGCTGCTGCTGCGGATCCTGCGGACGGAGGAGTGA